Proteins found in one Etheostoma spectabile isolate EspeVRDwgs_2016 chromosome 14, UIUC_Espe_1.0, whole genome shotgun sequence genomic segment:
- the LOC116701947 gene encoding fer3-like protein, with amino-acid sequence MEDRFVESTLIDFVSDMNLMEFPQKCPLGPKRQDDNDDASSGDNQTRLSDSPWSDLENAELCTEHLVMGAPKYCSHGAHGHHSKSKRRRIITVVQRQAANVRERKRMFSLNEAFDELRRKVPTFAYEKRLSRIDTLRLAIVYISFMTDLLENT; translated from the coding sequence ATGGAGGACCGCTTTGTAGAATCCACGCTAATAGATTTTGTCAGTGACATGAACCTGATGGAGTTTCCGCAAAAATGCCCTTTGGGACCGAAACGGCAGGACGATAATGATGACGCATCTAGCGGGGACAACCAGACACGACTGAGCGACTCGCCCTGGAGCGACCTGGAAAACGCGGAGCTCTGCACCGAACATCTGGTGATGGGCGCACCAAAGTACTGCAGCCATGGGGCGCACGGGCATCACAGCAAGTCTAAACGGAGGAGGATCATCACTGTGGTCCAGCGGCAGGCGGCCAATGTGCGGGAAAGGAAGCGGATGTTTAGCCTGAATGAGGCGTTTGATGAACTGAGGAGGAAAGTCCCCACATTCGCCTACGAGAAGAGACTGTCCCGTATCGACACACTCCGTCTGGCCATCGTCTACATCTCCTTCATGACGGACCTGCTGGAGAACACCTGA
- the twist1a gene encoding twist-related protein 1a, with product MREEDSSPMDSAGNSEEETDRQLPRRGARKRRATRRRADDEEEGDVESPSTGKKKCRKSCDGGRGSAGSGDSEASSSPAPSFEDLQTQRGMANIRERQRTQSLNEAFTSLRKIIPTLPSDKLSKIQTLKLAARYIDFLCQVLQTDDLDARGTSCSYVAHERLSYAFSVWRMGGSWSLSTTSH from the coding sequence ATGCGGGAAGAGGATTCCTCCCCAATGGACAGTGCAGGGAACAGCGAGGAGGAGACCGACCGTCAGCTTCCGCGGAGAGGCGCGAGGAAGCGGCGGGCGACCCGGCGGCGCGCAGACGACGAGGAGGAGGGAGACGTTGAGAGTCCGAGCACCGGGAAGAAGAAATGCAGAAAGAGCTGCGACGGAGGACGCGGCAGCGCAGGGAGCGGCGACAGCGAAGCCAGCAGCAGCCCCGCGCCCTCCTTCGAAGACCTACAGACACAGCGCGGGATGGCCAACATCCGCGAGCGGCAACGGACGCAGTCCCTCAACGAGGCATTCACTTCGTTACGTAAGATCATTCCCACCCTCCCGTCGGACAAACTCAGCAAGATCCAGACGCTGAAGCTGGCTGCCCGGTACATCGACTTCCTGTGCCAAGTTCTGCAGACCGATGACCTGGACGCGCGAGGAACCAGCTGCAGCTACGTGGCGCACGAGCGCCTGAGCTACGCGTTTTCGGTCTGGAGGATGGGGGGCTCGTGGTCGTTGTCTACTACGTCCCACTAG
- the polr1f gene encoding DNA-directed RNA polymerase I subunit RPA43, with translation MANLEHAEDDPKHIEMSGEIPATTAEVQPTEESFVPGRDAGVVPCSIPSFAAASELLSAPYSCLVMNTHRRHIALPPIYLNKKRTGIQEELEAELLKFSQSLKGVPLAYDNIRIVSQHGGIYDDSSYIHMDIEAHFIVFQPQRGQTLLGNVNKLGVSHVGCLVHGCFNASIPKPNLVSVETWRDAGPRIGAELKFEVTALDADTAGVLLIRGRLDRTRVQELLAMGESSDFGVPADEPELTETEPNPEPTEESLEDTPKKKKKKKKDKEENGDEEVTSTPSCQLDGNTRPDLNGTLSDSNGNEAGEKKKKKRKKEKHVKEEEEEVEISPVEVHASDSSGYLSDKPSKKRRHETGTDVTSSSFSEASEPPKLKKKRKSDIEQFA, from the exons ATGGCGAACTTAGAGCATGCAGAAGACGACCCGAAACATATAGAAATGTCTGGTGAAATACCCGCCACCACTGCTGAAGTCCAGCCGACCGAAGAGTCTTTTGTACCGGGCAGAGATGCCGGCGTGGTCCCGTGCTCTATCCCCTCGTTCGCAGCCGCCTCCGAGCTGCTGTCAGCGCCATACTCGTGTCTGGTCATGAACACGCACCGGAGACACATTGCCCTGCCGCCCATCTACCTGAACAAGAAGAGGACAGGTAtacaggaggagctggaggccGAGCTGCTCAAGTTCTCCCAGAG TCTAAAGGGAGTACCCCTGGCTTACGACAACATCAGGATAGTGAGTCAGCATGGAGGCATCTACGACGACAGCAGCTACATCCACATGGACATAGAGGCCCACTTTATTGTCTTTCAGCCCCAAAGAGGACAGACATTATTG GGTAACGTGAATAAACTAGGAGTAAGCCATGTGGGCTGCCTGGTGCACGGCTGCTTCAACGCCAGCATCCCAAAACCCAACCTGGTTTCTGTGGAAACCTGGCGGGACGCAGGGCCAAGAATCGGAGCAGAGCTAAAGTTTGAGGTGACTGCACTTGACGCTGACACTGCGGGGGTGCTGCTGATCAGAGGACGGCTGGACAGGACCAG GGTTCAAGAGCTGCTGGCTATGGGTGAGAGCTCGGATTTTGGCGTCCCTGCAGACGAGCCAGAACTAACAGAGACAGAACCGAACCCAGAACCCACCGAGGAGTCTCTTGAAGACACccccaagaagaagaagaaaaagaagaaagacaaagaggagaATGGAGACGAGGAGGTGACGAGTACACCCTCCTGCCAATTGGATGGCAACACTAGACCAGATCTGAACGGAACACTGAGTGATTCAAATGGCAATGAAGCTggtgagaaaaagaagaagaaaaggaagaaggaaaaacatgtgaaagaggaggaggaggaggtagagATCTCTCCAGTGGAGGTCCACGCCAGTGACTCCAGCGGTTACCTTAGTGACAAGCCAAGCAAAAAGAGGAGACATGAAACTGGTACAGATGTCACAAGTTCCAGTTTTAGTGAAGCTTCTGAACCACCAAAattgaagaagaagaggaaaagtgaCATTGAGCAGTTTGCCTGA
- the tmem196 gene encoding transmembrane protein 196: MCSSRKILWSLLLLSVVEVGLGVASIVLGAVGISWVRGQHKPQQGDASPVWSGLCFLVCGMCGVLCARKRTGLIMILFSACCICGLIGGILNFQFVRALNKRPDSLHSIHLAAMTLACLGISFCTLSTWLTCRLASSEQQRMFLEREHSLHHSHEMTEKEILDNSSNGIPQISYNGHTTVSP; the protein is encoded by the exons ATGTGCTCCAGCCGCAAGATCCTGTGGAGCCTGCTCCTGCTGTCCGTGGTGGAGGTGGGCCTGGGTGTGGCGAGCATCGTCCTGGGAGCCGTGGGCATTAGCTGGGTCCGGGGACAGCACAAGCCGCAGCAGGGCGACGCGTCCCCGGTGTGGAGCGGACTCTGT tTTCTGGTCTGTGGGATGTGTGGAGTGCTGTGTGCTCGCAAGAGGACAGGTCTCATT ATGATCTTATTTTCGGCATGCTGTATTTGTGGTCTGATTGGTGGGATCCTAAACTTCCAGTTTGTTCGGGCGCTGAACAAACGACCAGACTCCTTGCACTCAATCCATCTGGCTGCCATGACTCTGGCCTGTCTGg GGATCTCTTTCTGTACCTTATCCACATGGCTCACCTGTCGCCTGGCAAGCTCTGAGCAGCAGAGGATGTTCCTGGAGAGGGAACACTCGCTGCATCATTCGCATGAGATGACCGAGAAG GAGATCCTGGACAACTCCAGCAACGGTATTCCTCAGATATCTTACAACGGACACACCACAGTATCACCATAA
- the LOC116701912 gene encoding alpha-(1,3)-fucosyltransferase 9 — protein MASISSYLRPALTVIIVLAGLTVLFLMYYNSFPSPKCHPPPSHLQKPHTDKPVVLLWFWPENKMFDFQDCKTFFDIDSCHLTDDRSLYSEAHGVLLFHRAIQDDLSNLPTSPRKKFQRWIWFNTDSPSNTRRIEGIKSIFNLTMSYRKDADIHIRWRLTLRKKTDADFVLPKKERLLCWIVDSLDLNTAGEGYKYYKQLLKHIKVDIFDRSSAEFWKDENYFRTISSCKFYLSFENSIHKDYITEKFNGPLAAGTVPIVLGPPRINYEDFAPGNSFIHVNDFPDAPSLAEFLLKLDQNTTAYMNYFNWRSFYTARRHLTEQNHEFAYAICQACYYIGLGMNSKFRFVPDLYKWFLLL, from the coding sequence ATGGCTTCCATCTCTTCCTACTTGCGACCCGCCCTGACTGTGATTATAGTGCTGGCTGGACTCACAGTTCTGTTTTTAATGTACTATAATTCTTTTCCATCTCCAAAATGTCATCCTCCCCCGTCTCATTTACAGAAGCCGCACACAGACAAGCCTGTGGTGCTGCTCTGGTTCTGgcctgaaaacaaaatgtttgattTTCAAGACTGTAAGACGTTTTTCGACATTGACAGCTGCCACCTCACAGATGATAGGTCTTTATACTCCGAGGCTCATGGAGTTTTGTTATTTCACAGAGCCATCCAGGATGACCTCTCCAACCTTCCCACCTCACCTAGGAAGAAATTTCAGAGGTGGATCTGGTTTAACACAGACTCACCCAGCAACACACGCAGGATAGAAGgcattaaaagcatttttaatttaaccatGAGCTACAGGAAGGATGCAGACATCCACATTCGCTGGCGATTGACTCTCAGGAAGAAAACAGATGCAGATTTTGTGCTACCCAAGAAGGAACGACTGCTTTGTTGGATTGTGGATAGCCTTGACCTCAACACAGCAGGTGAGGGAtacaaatactacaaacagCTTTTAAAACACATCAAGGTGGATATTTTTGACCGCTCCTCTGCCGAGTTCTGGAAGGATGAGAACTATTTCCGGACCATCAGCAGCTGCAAATTCTACCTTTCCTTTGAGAATTCAATTCACAAAGATTACATCACAGAAAAGTTCAATGGACCTCTTGCGGCAGGCACTGTGCCAATAGTTTTGGGACCACCAAGAATTAACTATGAGGATTTCGCCCCAGGTAATTCCTTTATACATGTAAATGACTTCCCTGATGCCCCATCACTCGCCGAGTTTCTCTTGAAGCTGGATCAGAACACCACGGCTTATATGAACTACTTTAACTGGCGGTCATTCTATACTGCCAGACGTCATCTTACTGAGCAGAATCACGAGTTTGCATACGCTATCTGCCAGGCCTGTTATTACATAGGTCTAGGCATGAACAGCAAATTCAGATTTGTACCTGATCTGTACAAGTGGTTCTTACTGTTATAG